The Flavobacteriales bacterium region TCCAACGCATTGAGCGTAGGAATATCAAGATCATTCGTAGGTTCGTCCAGGATCAGAACGTTCGGGTTCTTCATAAGCACTGTACACAGATACAGTCGGCGCTTCTCGCCACCGCTCAGCGTGCTTACGTATTGGAATTGTTTGTCCTTATCGAACAGGAAGCGTTCCAACAAACCACTTGCGGTCAGTGTTTTGCCTTTGTTCAACGGAATAAGTTCGGCGATCTCGCGCACCACTTCAATGATGCGTTTGTCCTCCGTAAGTTTTAATCCCTGCTGGCCGAATGTGCCCAGAACCACCGTGTCGCCGATGGTCACTTTACCCATGTCGGGTTCCTGTTGTTTCGTGAGCAGGTCGATGAACGTACTCTTACCAATGCCATTAGGTCCAACAATACCAATGCGGTCACCGCGCTTCAAGGAATAGTTGAAGTGCTCCACGATCGGTTTGTAGGTCTCAGGATCATTGCGATCCCCGAATCCCATGGTGAGGTTACGTGCTTCGATGACCTTGCCGCCCAATCGCTCTGTTTTCACATCGATCTTCACTTGTTCGCGATCGAATTTTTGGTGGCATCCGCTTTGATCTTATCGAATGCATCCAAGCGGCTCTTGCTTTCGTGCCACGTGCTCTAGGCATTTTGCGGACCCATTCCAGCTCGTCTCTTCATGAGGCCGCGCAAATGGTGCTGAGTGGCATCCCGCATCATCCAGCAGCGCTTTCTTCTCCACGTAGTAACTGTAGTTGCCTTTGAAGCGTGTGAAATCACCGAACTCCATTTCAACGATCTCGTCGCACACGTTGTCCAGAAAATAGCGATCGTGCGTCACCAACAATACGGTCATGTTGGGTGCATTCAGTTCATCCTCCAATTGCTCGATCATATCCACATCTAGGTGGTTGGTCGGCTCGTCGAGATCAAGACATCCGGGGCATGGATCAAGACCTTTGCCATGGCAAGGCGCTTCTGCTGGCCACCACTTAATGTATTGACAGGTTGCTCCATATCACGCAGTCCGAAGCGGTGCAGCAGGACATTTACACGGGCTTCATGATCCCATGCTTTATTCTCTCTCCATGAGCTCAATGGCCTCTTGCATCGTATCTGCATCAGCACCCTTGGCTACAGCGTGTTCATAGGCTCTCACGGCGTTGGTCACAGGGTCGTTCTGGTCCAACATTTCATCCAACAAGGAATGGGTGGAATTCATCTCCACGCTCTGGTCCAAATAACCGGTGGTCAGGCCCTTGTTGAAGGTAATGATGCCACTATCCGGCTTTTCCAGTCCGGCAATGCATTTAAGCAGGGTGCTTTTCCGGTACCATTCCGAGCAACGATCGCGGTTTTCTGACCACGCTCCAGACCGAAGGAAATATTCTCGAATAATTGGCGTGGCCTGTACCGTTTGGCAAGGCGTTCTACAGAAAGCACGTTCATGGGGCGCGAAGGTCGGTATTGGTTCGGTGCCACGACCCATTTGGACCAATATCCTTACAACCGAGCCAAACTATCCATCAGCTCCTGCTTCTTCCTTCGGCTTACAGCCACGTTCGTACCATCGCTCACATCACTTCGCCACCTTCTCCGCGAATGTATTTGGTGATGTGTTTTACGTTGATCAAGTATGAATGGTGTACGCGAATAAA contains the following coding sequences:
- a CDS encoding ATP-binding cassette domain-containing protein codes for the protein MSSWRENKAWDHEARVNVLLHRFGLRDMEQPVNTLSGGQQKRLAMAKVLIHAPDVLISTSRPTT
- a CDS encoding ABC-F family ATP-binding cassette domain-containing protein, with the protein product MKIDVKTERLGGKVIEARNLTMGFGDRNDPETYKPIVEHFNYSLKRGDRIGIVGPNGIGKSTFIDLLTKQQEPDMGKVTIGDTVVLGTFGQQGLKLTEDKRIIEVVREIAELIPLNKGKTLTASGLLERFLFDKDKQFQYVSTLSGGEKRRLYLCTVLMKNPNVLILDEPTNDLDIPTLNAL
- a CDS encoding ABC-F family ATP-binding cassette domain-containing protein, with the protein product MDMIEQLEDELNAPNMTVLLVTHDRYFLDNVCDEIVEMEFGDFTRFKGNYSYYVEKKALLDDAGCHSAPFARPHEETSWNGSAKCLEHVARKQEPLGCIR